Proteins encoded within one genomic window of Geotalea daltonii FRC-32:
- a CDS encoding metal-dependent transcriptional regulator, with the protein MKLSDKAEEILEALWIAVEEEGKGFAEIDNIGIPAGDPAYQELTSQTLVEVKEGRVYFRPEGKVEGRRTIRRHRLAERLLMDVLNVRGEAGDDKACQFEHLLNEGVDAKVCTMLNHPTTCPHGKHIPPGECCEEAKKSGDLGVVPLTELKSGEEGEIAYIQTEDSKKMQKLMAMGVLPGNRIILSQTFPTYIFRVGFSEFAIDSAMAREIFVRK; encoded by the coding sequence ATGAAGTTATCGGATAAAGCGGAAGAAATTTTGGAAGCGCTATGGATTGCCGTTGAGGAGGAAGGAAAAGGCTTTGCCGAGATCGATAATATCGGCATTCCGGCCGGTGATCCAGCCTACCAGGAGTTGACCTCCCAGACCCTGGTCGAGGTAAAGGAGGGGCGGGTCTACTTTCGTCCGGAGGGCAAGGTAGAAGGCAGGCGTACGATCCGCCGCCACCGGCTGGCAGAACGGCTGCTCATGGATGTGCTGAATGTACGTGGGGAGGCCGGAGACGACAAGGCTTGCCAGTTCGAGCATCTGCTCAACGAAGGGGTCGATGCCAAGGTCTGCACCATGCTCAACCATCCCACCACCTGTCCCCACGGCAAACACATTCCGCCCGGGGAGTGCTGCGAGGAAGCGAAAAAAAGCGGTGATCTGGGTGTTGTCCCCCTCACGGAGCTGAAATCGGGCGAAGAAGGGGAAATAGCCTATATCCAGACAGAAGACAGTAAAAAGATGCAGAAACTCATGGCCATGGGGGTGCTTCCCGGCAACCGCATCATCCTCTCCCAGACCTTCCCCACCTACATTTTCAGGGTAGGTTTTTCCGAATTTGCCATCGATTCGGCC
- a CDS encoding sigma-54-dependent transcriptional regulator has translation MDQQYPTFRILLVDDEPAWLKSLSLTLRSCAGLTNISTCQDSREVMGLLAQGGIGLVLLDLTMPHLSGEELLKQVAEQYPETTTIVVSGLNQLETAVRCMKLGAFDYFIKTDDEDRIVGGVLRAVRMKEMQLDYLEMSSRLASGELQHPDAFAAIVTADRAMLNVFAYAEAVAKSPQPLMITGESGVGKELIAQAVHRLSGCRGKLVTVNVAGLDDTVFADTLFGHVRGAFTGADQLRRGMVEEAADGTLFLDEIGDLSIPSQVKLLRLLQEGEFFPLGCDQPRRLKARIIVATHQNLMEKESAGTFRRDLFYRLRTHQVHVPPLRERPGDITLLLDHFLREAAQALGRKKPTPPRELAQFLVMYSFPGNVRELKAMVYDAVSIHRDRMLSMESFLKAVGQSQPPVKESPSPSRQNPFAGFVDLPTFSDAAAFLVAEAMHRANGNQTMAARLLGISQPALNKRLKAMRPEPV, from the coding sequence ATGGACCAACAGTATCCTACTTTCCGCATCCTGCTGGTGGACGATGAGCCTGCCTGGTTAAAATCCCTTTCCCTCACGTTGCGAAGCTGCGCTGGACTTACCAATATCAGTACTTGCCAGGACAGCCGCGAGGTTATGGGATTACTTGCCCAGGGAGGCATCGGCCTTGTCCTCCTCGATCTGACCATGCCCCATCTATCGGGGGAAGAACTCCTTAAACAGGTTGCCGAGCAATATCCGGAAACGACCACCATTGTCGTCAGCGGCCTGAATCAGTTGGAAACGGCGGTCCGTTGCATGAAACTGGGCGCCTTTGACTACTTCATCAAAACCGATGATGAAGACCGGATTGTGGGAGGTGTACTGCGGGCGGTCCGGATGAAAGAGATGCAGCTTGATTATCTGGAGATGTCGAGCCGGCTTGCTTCAGGGGAATTGCAGCATCCTGATGCTTTTGCCGCCATTGTTACCGCCGATCGAGCCATGCTCAATGTCTTTGCCTATGCGGAGGCGGTGGCGAAGAGTCCCCAGCCGCTGATGATCACTGGCGAAAGCGGGGTCGGTAAAGAGCTGATTGCCCAGGCCGTGCACCGGTTGAGCGGTTGCCGCGGGAAACTGGTGACAGTCAATGTGGCAGGCCTCGACGACACCGTCTTTGCCGATACCCTCTTTGGCCATGTGCGGGGTGCCTTCACCGGTGCAGATCAACTGCGCCGGGGGATGGTTGAGGAGGCAGCTGATGGTACGCTCTTTCTAGATGAGATTGGCGACCTGAGCATACCCTCACAGGTGAAGCTGTTACGCCTTTTGCAGGAGGGGGAATTTTTTCCCCTGGGTTGCGACCAGCCCAGGCGGCTCAAAGCACGCATAATCGTTGCCACTCACCAGAACCTGATGGAAAAGGAGTCGGCAGGAACCTTTCGTCGCGATCTCTTTTATCGTCTGCGTACACACCAGGTACATGTCCCTCCTTTACGGGAACGGCCCGGAGACATAACCCTGTTGCTGGATCATTTTTTGAGAGAAGCCGCACAAGCGCTGGGTAGAAAGAAACCTACTCCTCCCCGGGAGCTGGCCCAGTTTCTCGTTATGTACAGCTTTCCCGGCAATGTGCGCGAGCTTAAGGCAATGGTTTACGATGCGGTCAGCATCCACCGTGATCGAATGCTCTCCATGGAGTCATTTCTCAAGGCGGTCGGACAATCTCAGCCCCCTGTAAAAGAGTCCCCCTCTCCCTCAAGACAGAATCCCTTTGCCGGTTTTGTCGATCTCCCCACCTTCAGTGATGCGGCTGCTTTTCTTGTTGCCGAGGCCATGCATCGCGCCAACGGCAATCAGACCATGGCGGCACGTCTGCTTGGCATCTCCCAGCCTGCTCTGAACAAGAGACTCAAGGCAATGCGTCCTGAACCGGTATAA
- a CDS encoding Fur family transcriptional regulator — translation MKRAKKKAFSEFIAQKGLKSTRQRDIILDFFLSSSEHMSLEELYLKLRAKHPAIGYATVYRTLKLFAESGIAREIQFGDGQTRYEHVTEGEHHDHLVCTRCGAIAEFENETIEKLQDEIAAGYGFLIKTHKLELYGLCAKCRR, via the coding sequence GTGAAGCGTGCCAAGAAAAAAGCTTTCAGCGAGTTTATTGCCCAGAAGGGCCTCAAGTCCACGCGCCAGCGTGACATTATCCTCGATTTCTTCCTGTCTTCGTCGGAACACATGAGCCTTGAAGAGCTTTATCTCAAACTTCGGGCAAAGCACCCGGCCATCGGCTATGCCACGGTCTATCGCACACTGAAGCTTTTCGCCGAGTCAGGCATAGCCCGTGAAATCCAGTTCGGTGACGGACAGACTCGTTATGAGCATGTGACTGAAGGGGAGCACCATGACCATCTGGTTTGTACCCGCTGCGGCGCCATTGCCGAGTTTGAGAACGAGACCATTGAAAAGCTGCAGGACGAGATAGCTGCCGGTTACGGCTTTCTCATCAAAACACATAAGCTCGAGCTGTATGGCCTATGTGCCAAATGCCGCAGATAA
- a CDS encoding ArsR/SmtB family transcription factor has protein sequence MLETIKALADPCRLRLLAILDSGEFTVQELTSILGMGQSRISRHLKILTEAGVLAVKRQGTWSYYRVGDANAFFTAISPAMKTELETLDNRTQDVAAVARVLEDRRRRSQQFFDQHARQWDALVCTLLPVPEYVAQLVRLVPQKSEVLEIGVGTGNLLPELANVASRTIGVDHSPAMLEEAGRRVAATGLHGVELRLGEMTHLPVADGGVGCVVANMVLHHAADPLAVLHEMGRVLVVGGVLVIADLARHEREWAREQLADQWLGFEKEELIGWIKAAGFNHVACHRYEGAAGQESVFLVQAIKDKG, from the coding sequence ATGCTCGAAACTATAAAAGCACTGGCGGATCCATGCCGGCTGCGTCTTCTCGCCATACTTGATTCGGGGGAGTTTACCGTCCAGGAATTGACCTCTATACTCGGCATGGGGCAGTCGCGTATTTCGCGTCACTTGAAAATACTGACGGAGGCGGGAGTGCTTGCTGTAAAAAGGCAGGGAACCTGGAGCTATTACCGGGTAGGGGATGCCAATGCTTTTTTCACCGCCATTTCTCCTGCCATGAAAACGGAGCTCGAAACGCTGGACAACCGGACTCAGGATGTTGCGGCCGTGGCCCGGGTGCTGGAAGACCGTCGCCGGCGCAGCCAGCAATTTTTCGATCAGCATGCCCGCCAGTGGGATGCCCTTGTCTGCACTCTGTTGCCGGTGCCGGAATATGTAGCACAGTTGGTTCGGTTGGTGCCACAAAAGTCAGAAGTTTTAGAGATAGGCGTCGGCACTGGAAATCTGCTGCCTGAGCTGGCCAATGTCGCATCCCGCACTATCGGCGTTGATCACTCACCGGCAATGCTTGAGGAAGCAGGGCGCCGGGTAGCGGCGACAGGATTGCACGGGGTTGAGCTGCGTCTGGGAGAGATGACGCACCTGCCTGTTGCCGATGGCGGCGTGGGATGCGTGGTGGCCAATATGGTGTTGCACCATGCTGCGGACCCGCTTGCCGTTCTGCATGAGATGGGGCGGGTTTTAGTTGTCGGCGGTGTTCTGGTAATTGCCGACCTGGCAAGGCATGAGCGGGAATGGGCGCGGGAACAACTGGCTGATCAGTGGCTGGGCTTTGAGAAAGAGGAGCTGATTGGGTGGATAAAAGCTGCAGGTTTTAATCATGTGGCTTGTCATCGATATGAAGGAGCAGCCGGCCAGGAGTCGGTGTTCCTGGTGCAAGCCATCAAAGATAAAGGCTGA
- a CDS encoding transporter substrate-binding domain-containing protein translates to MPNSMMHCQISSHTHDRYTHAWPLSFHALCRLVILPWITALILYWPLPASARPGADSSAPVIVGGDRDYPPYEFIDKNGHAAGFNVELTRAIAEVMGMDVQFRLGGWSEMRSALQSNQVDVLDGMSYSEERAKEVDFSLPHAMINHAVFARRDSPTVNSLAELAGKSVAVHGGGIMHDILTQQGFSGRLELTATPADALRLLAAGKTDYAIVAILPGMYIVRELKLTNIYPAVRNVATHRYCFAVKKGNAELLSRFNEGLAILRKTGQYDVIYNKWLGVMEPEHVDWKTVAKYGAVVVIPLVMLLGGFALWSRTLHRQVAVRTADLTREIAERKHAEEELRLNQQQLVQADKLAALGVLVSGVAHEINNPTGLILLDVPILKRAHADSERILEQHYQANGDFSIGGIPYSEMRHEIPRILDEMQDGAKRIKRIVNDLKDFARRDDLAEKQRVDFNGIVETALRLVDPTIRKATNHLQIEYAREMPSIMGNSQRIEQVVVNLILNACQALPDAERAIVISTRYNRTTASAILVVRDEGVGIDSENLSRLTDPFFTTKRESGGTGLGLSVSDGIIKEHGGRIFFKSTLGAGTTVTLSIPVIKEEQTT, encoded by the coding sequence TTGCCCAACTCCATGATGCATTGCCAGATCTCAAGTCACACCCATGATCGTTATACCCATGCCTGGCCTCTGTCATTTCATGCCCTTTGCCGGTTAGTCATCCTTCCGTGGATAACTGCGCTCATCCTTTACTGGCCATTACCAGCTTCTGCCCGACCGGGCGCCGACTCGTCGGCACCTGTCATTGTCGGCGGGGACCGGGACTACCCCCCCTATGAATTCATTGACAAGAATGGTCATGCGGCGGGTTTTAATGTTGAGCTGACCAGAGCCATTGCCGAGGTCATGGGCATGGACGTGCAGTTCAGGCTGGGTGGCTGGTCGGAGATGCGCTCGGCCTTGCAATCGAACCAGGTTGATGTCCTGGATGGTATGTCTTACTCAGAAGAGCGGGCAAAGGAAGTGGATTTTTCCCTGCCCCACGCCATGATCAACCATGCAGTCTTCGCCCGCCGGGATTCACCCACGGTAAACTCACTGGCTGAATTAGCAGGGAAGTCCGTTGCCGTCCATGGGGGCGGGATCATGCACGACATCTTGACCCAGCAGGGTTTCTCCGGCAGGCTCGAGCTTACGGCAACGCCGGCAGATGCCCTGCGCCTTCTGGCTGCAGGTAAGACCGACTATGCCATTGTCGCCATCCTCCCCGGAATGTACATCGTCCGTGAACTAAAGCTGACAAATATCTATCCGGCAGTGCGCAATGTGGCCACTCACCGCTATTGCTTTGCCGTTAAAAAAGGCAATGCCGAACTGCTCTCGCGATTCAACGAGGGTTTGGCTATTCTTCGCAAAACCGGACAATATGACGTGATCTACAACAAATGGCTGGGGGTGATGGAGCCGGAGCATGTGGACTGGAAGACCGTCGCCAAATATGGTGCGGTCGTTGTTATCCCACTGGTGATGCTTTTAGGTGGTTTTGCCCTCTGGTCGCGCACGTTACATCGGCAAGTAGCCGTTCGTACTGCTGATCTGACCAGAGAAATCGCCGAGCGCAAACATGCCGAGGAGGAGTTGCGCCTGAACCAGCAGCAGCTTGTCCAAGCTGATAAACTGGCTGCATTGGGGGTACTGGTTTCCGGCGTTGCCCATGAGATCAACAATCCCACCGGCTTAATCCTACTTGATGTGCCGATTCTGAAACGGGCTCACGCCGATTCAGAGCGCATCCTTGAGCAGCATTATCAAGCCAACGGGGATTTCAGCATCGGCGGGATACCCTACTCAGAAATGCGCCATGAGATCCCTAGAATCCTGGACGAGATGCAGGATGGGGCGAAACGGATCAAGAGGATTGTCAACGATCTGAAGGATTTTGCCCGCCGGGATGATTTGGCTGAGAAACAGCGGGTTGATTTCAATGGCATCGTGGAGACGGCGCTACGACTGGTTGATCCTACGATTCGCAAGGCGACCAACCATCTGCAGATTGAGTATGCCCGGGAAATGCCGTCAATCATGGGCAACAGCCAACGGATTGAGCAGGTGGTGGTTAACCTGATTCTGAACGCATGTCAGGCTTTGCCCGATGCGGAGCGGGCCATTGTCATCAGCACCCGTTATAACCGTACTACTGCCAGCGCCATATTGGTTGTCCGTGACGAAGGTGTCGGCATTGACTCAGAGAATCTGTCACGCCTGACGGATCCCTTTTTTACCACAAAGAGGGAAAGCGGGGGGACCGGTCTTGGCTTGTCGGTTTCTGATGGCATCATCAAGGAGCACGGGGGCCGTATATTTTTTAAGTCAACCCTTGGTGCCGGCACTACCGTTACCTTGTCCATACCGGTCATTAAAGAGGAGCAGACGACGTGA
- a CDS encoding anaerobic C4-dicarboxylate transporter: MAMFWIQFVLVLGAVLIGIRRGGVALGLIGGLGVTLLTIGFRSAPSEPPIAVMLIILAVVTASATLQVAGGLDYLVQLTERMLRAHPKYVTILAPLSTFFLTVCVGTGHAVYALLPVIADVAIKTGIRPERPMAISSVASQMGITASPVAAAVTFFLGFAAKAGHPVTLIDIICVTMPAGIIGVLAAAGWSFNRGKDLDKDAEFQARLTDPDFRKALDADVTTLDKKISTTAKVSVALFFAGVATIILFAVCPELLPMGADKKPVAMTTVVQFIMLAYGAFIMFSANVKAKDIAHSSVFIAGMIAVVSIFGIAWMSDTFISANKKFLVDNIGIMVKIAPWTFAIATFCISAFVKSQAATLAITLPLGLALGLPIPLLLGLMPASYAYFFFAFYPSDLAAINFDRTGTTHIGKYLLNHSFMIPGLIGVGMSTITAYLISSAIL, encoded by the coding sequence ATGGCAATGTTCTGGATTCAATTCGTGCTCGTGCTCGGTGCCGTTCTCATCGGTATCCGTAGAGGAGGGGTAGCCCTCGGCCTGATCGGTGGGTTGGGCGTAACCTTACTGACCATAGGCTTCAGGAGTGCTCCTTCTGAGCCCCCCATTGCAGTAATGCTGATCATCCTGGCAGTGGTTACTGCCTCAGCGACACTGCAGGTAGCAGGTGGTCTGGACTACCTGGTGCAGCTCACCGAGCGGATGCTCCGTGCCCACCCCAAGTATGTGACCATTCTTGCCCCCTTAAGCACCTTTTTCCTCACTGTCTGCGTCGGAACTGGCCATGCGGTGTATGCGCTGTTGCCCGTTATCGCCGATGTGGCCATCAAGACCGGTATTAGACCGGAGCGACCCATGGCTATCTCCAGTGTCGCTTCCCAGATGGGGATCACTGCCAGTCCGGTGGCTGCCGCGGTGACCTTTTTTCTCGGTTTTGCCGCCAAAGCAGGCCACCCGGTTACCCTGATCGACATCATCTGCGTTACCATGCCGGCTGGGATCATCGGCGTGCTCGCAGCTGCAGGTTGGAGTTTCAACCGTGGCAAGGACCTGGACAAAGATGCCGAGTTTCAGGCCCGTCTGACAGATCCCGACTTTCGCAAAGCCCTTGATGCAGATGTAACAACACTGGACAAGAAAATTTCCACCACCGCCAAGGTTTCAGTAGCGCTGTTTTTTGCCGGCGTAGCCACCATCATACTTTTTGCGGTCTGTCCCGAACTGCTGCCCATGGGTGCCGATAAAAAGCCCGTTGCCATGACCACGGTCGTACAATTCATTATGCTGGCCTATGGCGCCTTCATAATGTTCTCAGCCAACGTCAAAGCAAAAGACATCGCCCATTCAAGCGTCTTTATCGCCGGCATGATTGCTGTCGTCTCCATTTTCGGCATTGCCTGGATGAGTGATACCTTCATCTCCGCCAACAAAAAGTTCCTCGTAGACAATATCGGCATCATGGTAAAAATTGCCCCGTGGACTTTTGCCATTGCAACCTTCTGCATATCGGCCTTCGTCAAGAGCCAGGCTGCGACCCTTGCCATTACCCTGCCTCTCGGCCTTGCCCTCGGCCTGCCGATTCCTTTGTTGCTTGGTCTGATGCCGGCAAGCTATGCCTACTTCTTCTTTGCCTTCTATCCCAGTGACCTGGCGGCTATCAATTTTGATCGCACCGGCACTACCCACATCGGCAAGTACTTACTCAATCACAGCTTCATGATCCCGGGCCTCATCGGCGTAGGGATGTCGACAATCACCGCTTACCTTATTTCCAGCGCCATTCTTTAG
- a CDS encoding DsbC family protein encodes MKSLTTAVVLVTLMAGSASAMSKEGCGGECASCHPLSVKEANALVKDLGGRVTKVKFPAMRGVWELDMEKDGKKAVAYLDYGKKHVIPGPIFNLATKKPISGGAQQPAGVTKVNPALLTPANSIILGNPQGKKRLFVFTDPDCPFCAKLHVELKKLIAMDPSVVVYVKLFPLKMHPAAYDKSRVILQGPSAKLLDDAFAKVTLPAPGPNTPTKGVEENIKLAGRLGVNSTPTMIFSDGRVVAGSKSATEIQALFKIKKPHK; translated from the coding sequence ATGAAGAGTTTGACTACTGCAGTAGTGTTGGTGACTCTAATGGCTGGAAGCGCCTCGGCCATGTCCAAGGAGGGGTGTGGCGGGGAATGTGCCTCGTGTCATCCTCTTTCTGTGAAAGAGGCCAATGCACTTGTAAAAGACCTTGGGGGGCGGGTAACAAAGGTGAAATTTCCGGCCATGCGTGGCGTCTGGGAGCTTGACATGGAGAAGGATGGTAAAAAGGCCGTCGCCTACCTGGATTACGGCAAGAAACACGTCATTCCCGGCCCCATATTCAATCTGGCGACTAAAAAACCCATAAGTGGCGGGGCACAACAGCCGGCCGGAGTAACCAAGGTGAATCCGGCTCTTCTTACGCCTGCCAACTCCATAATTCTCGGAAATCCTCAGGGGAAAAAAAGGCTTTTTGTCTTTACCGATCCAGATTGCCCCTTTTGCGCAAAACTGCATGTGGAGCTGAAGAAGCTTATCGCCATGGATCCGTCGGTAGTCGTGTACGTGAAACTGTTCCCGTTGAAAATGCATCCCGCAGCCTACGACAAATCCCGGGTCATACTCCAGGGACCGTCGGCCAAGCTTCTCGACGATGCCTTTGCCAAGGTGACCTTGCCTGCTCCTGGCCCTAATACGCCGACCAAAGGTGTGGAGGAAAATATCAAGCTTGCCGGGCGGCTCGGCGTCAATTCTACGCCGACGATGATTTTTTCCGATGGCAGGGTGGTGGCCGGCTCAAAGTCTGCCACTGAAATTCAGGCTCTTTTTAAGATTAAAAAGCCGCATAAATGA
- the feoB gene encoding ferrous iron transport protein B codes for MDVFKKKASCHSNASASTGAAKKVALVGNPNVGKSVLFNALTGAYVTVSNYPGTSVEVARGSASINGEVCEIIDTPGMYSLLPITEEERVAREILLKESPDVVLHVLDARNLERMLVMTLQLIDAQLPVVLVVNIMDEAERMGLVIDIPLLQEKLGIPVIGAATAKKRGLEEIRKAITGYSRKTRAVFGYSKRLEADIESVAQLIKCDYPLAKKSLALLLLQRDEEVTALIAEREGEGFAAVSDKVREKTFERRESFNLDLSMERKGIVKGLLAGVFNLPDKRVVTFNERLSSWAVRPLTGIPLLLIVLYYGLYQFVGVFGAGTLVDFLEGTLFEGYFNPWITEFIKGVVPWEVIQELFVGEYGVLTLGLRYAVGIILPIVATFFLFFSILEDSGYFPRLALLVDRVFKKIGLTGRAVIPIVLGFGCDTMATMVTRTLETVRERILATLLLALAIPCSAQLGVILALLSKAPGALLVWSISLLLIFLLIGFLAARLVPGETPMFYMELPPMRLPQLSNVLTKTYTRMQWYFLEILPLFILASVLLWIGKLTHFFEKSVEVMSPVMSMMGLPKDVAVAFIFGFFRRDYGAAGLYDLQTKGILDGRQLTVAAVTLTLFIPCVAQFLVMKRERGLKVALAIGVFVSALAFGSGYLLNQFLLVTKLV; via the coding sequence ATGGATGTATTCAAGAAAAAGGCTTCATGTCATTCCAATGCCAGTGCATCAACCGGTGCGGCCAAGAAGGTCGCACTGGTGGGAAACCCTAATGTGGGGAAAAGTGTCCTTTTCAATGCCTTGACCGGTGCTTATGTCACGGTTTCCAATTACCCCGGCACTTCGGTAGAGGTGGCTCGCGGTTCCGCCTCGATCAACGGCGAAGTATGTGAGATCATAGACACGCCGGGCATGTATTCTCTCCTGCCGATTACCGAGGAGGAGCGGGTAGCCCGCGAGATTCTACTCAAGGAATCTCCCGATGTGGTTCTGCACGTGCTGGATGCAAGGAACCTGGAGCGGATGCTGGTCATGACCCTGCAGCTTATCGATGCCCAGTTGCCGGTGGTGCTGGTGGTGAATATCATGGACGAGGCGGAGCGGATGGGACTTGTAATCGACATCCCACTCCTGCAGGAAAAACTCGGCATTCCGGTCATAGGTGCTGCCACCGCCAAAAAACGTGGCCTGGAAGAGATCAGGAAGGCCATTACCGGCTACAGCAGGAAGACTCGTGCGGTATTCGGCTACAGCAAACGGCTGGAGGCGGATATCGAAAGTGTCGCTCAGCTGATCAAGTGCGACTATCCGTTAGCGAAAAAATCGCTGGCGCTGCTGCTCTTGCAGAGGGACGAAGAGGTAACCGCCCTCATTGCCGAACGTGAAGGTGAAGGTTTTGCAGCCGTTTCCGACAAAGTGCGCGAGAAAACCTTCGAGCGGCGGGAATCCTTTAACCTGGACCTGTCCATGGAGCGAAAAGGTATAGTCAAAGGACTCCTTGCCGGGGTTTTCAATCTGCCGGACAAGAGGGTCGTTACATTTAATGAGCGCCTTTCCAGTTGGGCGGTCAGACCCTTAACAGGGATACCTTTGTTGCTGATAGTTCTTTATTATGGCCTTTACCAGTTCGTCGGTGTCTTTGGTGCCGGTACGCTCGTTGATTTTCTCGAAGGGACTCTCTTTGAAGGATATTTCAACCCCTGGATCACAGAATTCATCAAAGGGGTGGTTCCCTGGGAAGTCATTCAGGAACTTTTTGTCGGAGAATACGGTGTGCTGACCCTTGGTCTGCGTTATGCAGTGGGAATCATTCTTCCCATTGTTGCGACCTTTTTCCTCTTCTTTTCCATTCTTGAGGACAGCGGCTATTTTCCGCGGCTGGCGTTGCTGGTAGACAGGGTCTTCAAGAAAATCGGCCTCACCGGCCGTGCCGTCATTCCCATCGTTCTCGGTTTCGGTTGCGATACCATGGCTACCATGGTTACCCGTACGCTGGAAACGGTGCGTGAGCGAATTCTCGCCACCCTGCTGCTGGCTCTGGCCATTCCCTGTTCCGCACAGCTCGGCGTTATTCTGGCGCTTTTATCCAAGGCGCCCGGGGCTCTTCTGGTCTGGAGCATCAGCCTTTTGCTCATATTCCTTTTAATTGGATTTCTTGCGGCCCGCCTTGTGCCCGGCGAGACCCCGATGTTCTATATGGAGCTGCCACCCATGCGGCTTCCCCAGCTGTCCAACGTTCTAACCAAGACCTATACCAGGATGCAATGGTACTTTCTGGAAATCCTGCCGCTCTTCATACTGGCATCGGTGCTGCTGTGGATCGGCAAACTCACTCATTTTTTCGAGAAGTCAGTGGAAGTCATGAGCCCGGTAATGTCCATGATGGGACTGCCCAAGGATGTAGCTGTCGCCTTCATCTTCGGCTTCTTCCGTCGGGATTATGGGGCTGCCGGACTGTATGATCTGCAGACCAAGGGTATACTGGATGGACGGCAATTGACGGTTGCAGCGGTGACGCTGACCCTCTTCATTCCCTGTGTGGCCCAGTTCCTGGTCATGAAAAGAGAGCGAGGTTTAAAGGTCGCCTTGGCCATCGGTGTCTTTGTCAGCGCTCTTGCCTTTGGCAGCGGTTATCTGCTCAACCAGTTCCTGCTCGTCACCAAGCTGGTGTAA
- the ahcY gene encoding adenosylhomocysteinase, whose translation MPQDFKVADLSLAEWGKKEIRIAETEMPGLMAIREEYAGKQPLKGARITGSLHMTIQTAVLIETLKALGAEVRWASCNIFSTQDHAAAAIAAQGIPVFAYKGESLEEYWDYTHRIFEWPDGGFSNMILDDGGDATLLLHLGTRAEKDAKVLEKPGSEEEIILFAAIRKKLDTDPTWYSTRIAQIKGVTEETTTGVHRLYQMHERGELRFPAINVNDSVTKSKFDNLYGCRESLVDGIKRATDVMVAGKVALVCGYGDVGKGSAQALRALSAQVWVTEVDPICALQAAMEGYRVVTMDYAADKADIFVTCTGNYHVITHEHMLKMKDQAIVCNIGHFDNEIEVAALEKYQWEEIKPQVDHVIMPSGNRIILLAKGRLVNLGCATGHPSYVMSSSFANQTIAQIEIFSNPGKYAVGVYTLPKHLDEKVARLQLKKLNAQLSILTKEQADYIGVNVDGPYKSEHYRY comes from the coding sequence ATGCCACAGGATTTTAAAGTAGCCGATCTGTCCCTGGCTGAATGGGGAAAAAAGGAGATCAGGATTGCTGAAACGGAAATGCCTGGTTTGATGGCCATTCGCGAGGAGTATGCCGGTAAACAGCCGCTGAAAGGGGCACGCATCACCGGTTCGCTGCATATGACCATCCAGACTGCGGTTCTCATCGAAACACTCAAGGCGCTTGGTGCTGAGGTACGCTGGGCCTCGTGCAACATCTTTTCCACCCAGGATCATGCCGCTGCCGCCATTGCTGCCCAGGGCATTCCCGTTTTCGCTTACAAGGGGGAGTCGCTGGAAGAATACTGGGACTACACCCACCGTATTTTCGAATGGCCCGATGGCGGTTTTTCCAACATGATTCTCGACGATGGCGGCGATGCGACGCTTTTGCTCCACTTGGGAACCAGGGCGGAGAAGGACGCGAAGGTGCTGGAGAAGCCCGGTTCGGAGGAAGAGATCATTCTTTTTGCCGCCATCAGGAAAAAGCTGGACACAGATCCCACCTGGTACTCTACCCGCATTGCCCAGATCAAGGGGGTGACGGAGGAGACCACCACCGGCGTGCACCGTCTTTACCAGATGCACGAGCGGGGGGAACTGCGCTTCCCGGCCATCAACGTCAACGACTCGGTTACCAAATCCAAGTTCGACAACCTCTATGGCTGCCGCGAATCGCTGGTGGACGGCATCAAGCGGGCAACGGACGTCATGGTGGCGGGCAAAGTCGCCCTGGTCTGCGGCTATGGGGATGTGGGCAAGGGCTCCGCACAAGCCCTCAGGGCGCTGTCTGCTCAGGTGTGGGTGACGGAGGTCGATCCCATCTGCGCTCTGCAGGCTGCCATGGAAGGGTATCGCGTGGTGACCATGGATTACGCCGCCGACAAGGCGGATATCTTCGTCACCTGCACCGGCAACTACCATGTCATTACCCATGAACACATGCTGAAAATGAAGGATCAGGCCATTGTCTGCAACATCGGGCATTTCGATAACGAGATCGAGGTGGCGGCCCTGGAAAAATACCAGTGGGAAGAGATCAAGCCCCAGGTGGACCACGTGATCATGCCGTCGGGCAACCGGATTATCCTGTTGGCCAAGGGGAGACTGGTGAATCTGGGTTGCGCCACCGGCCATCCCAGCTATGTCATGTCCTCTTCCTTCGCCAACCAGACCATCGCCCAGATCGAGATCTTCAGCAATCCCGGCAAATATGCGGTGGGGGTCTACACATTACCCAAGCACCTGGATGAGAAAGTGGCGAGGTTGCAACTGAAGAAGCTGAATGCCCAGTTAAGCATCCTGACCAAGGAGCAAGCCGATTACATAGGCGTAAATGTGGACGGGCCTTACAAATCTGAGCATTATCGGTATTAG